In Flavivirga abyssicola, the following are encoded in one genomic region:
- a CDS encoding HNH endonuclease yields the protein MSKEVNQHQRAAKAWEVLIKVAEKKDFVRYKGLGDKIGIHHRAIRFVLAVIQEYCLENKLPPLTILIGDESGMPGKGFIAWDRDNIKEGKREVYNYNWSQFTNPFNYALTEENEQDLINTLLEKPEKSNTVFQKVKVRGTAQIIFRKALLKAYKSKCAICGISYKIILQAAHIIPWSKSNNNQKMDICNGLLLCANHHGLFDKGYIKISDNYKIMINPKLKQSSSHDETLTGSFNNQKIILPKNKLWWPNLDYLENHRRVNPSKS from the coding sequence ATGAGTAAAGAAGTAAACCAACATCAACGAGCAGCAAAAGCATGGGAAGTATTAATAAAAGTTGCAGAAAAGAAAGACTTTGTTAGATACAAGGGGCTCGGTGATAAAATTGGCATACACCATAGAGCCATTAGATTTGTGCTTGCGGTTATTCAAGAATATTGTTTAGAGAATAAATTACCACCTCTTACAATTCTCATAGGAGATGAAAGTGGTATGCCTGGAAAAGGTTTTATTGCTTGGGATAGAGATAATATTAAAGAAGGCAAGAGAGAAGTTTACAACTACAATTGGTCACAGTTTACAAACCCTTTTAACTATGCGTTAACAGAAGAAAACGAACAGGATTTAATTAATACACTATTAGAAAAACCTGAAAAATCAAATACAGTTTTCCAGAAAGTTAAAGTTCGAGGAACAGCTCAAATAATTTTCCGGAAAGCATTATTAAAAGCATATAAATCTAAATGTGCTATTTGTGGCATCAGTTACAAAATTATTTTACAAGCAGCTCATATAATACCATGGTCCAAGTCAAATAATAATCAAAAAATGGATATTTGTAATGGACTGCTTTTATGTGCTAATCATCATGGTTTATTTGATAAAGGGTACATCAAAATAAGTGATAATTACAAAATAATGATTAACCCAAAGCTAAAACAATCATCAAGTCATGATGAAACCTTAACAGGTAGCTTTAATAACCAGAAAATAATACTACCAAAAAATAAATTGTGGTGGCCAAATTTAGATTATTTAGAGAACCATAGAAGAGTTAATCCATCAAAAAGTTAA
- a CDS encoding restriction system-associated AAA family ATPase produces MKLVRLTILEQFRSLKKIKAKKGFEDFTVLFREDEPNEKWTQFHPYCFAGLNGSGKSNVLEALANIFYHLECSTLDSNTSEFLDNDFDLKKSDPIAYELEYYIIPKESEKKSVEDYANVIIRKEKLEAPKIKITAQDQITESVFIEISNPIRSYLPELVIGYSSGENEILSLPFVKSRLLQLDEYYYHLKNRNKLKLTYNLNEKPESSLVYMDYHMSQAILLANFLIQDDDTLEPIKEQLEIDKLHSFRLVINDHKLYHKADDPELGYLLPLADEILEKLRSCATAVFQNTNDKIEILDFYFDQDSKTKSSELKKAFKIHFNSPIELFKAFQILNLLNLRVVSKSLKKEIYNSDSLYAMYKVPSFEESELVFHFNLFKIKKKNSLDKMLLKAFSDGEHQFLHTMGICLILKDKNTLMLLDEPETHFNPEWRSEFISLLKDSLSKSGTNHLMRDILITSHSPFIISDCFPDKVLVFEKGKQPKSAFNMNFRTFGTSVDLIMDNIFNRGNTIGDFSSRIILEIEEEIKNKKSLTEEEVRTYKNRTNDLGDSIEKILLFTKLNELKKK; encoded by the coding sequence ATGAAATTAGTAAGGCTTACTATATTAGAACAGTTTCGTAGCTTAAAAAAAATTAAAGCAAAAAAAGGTTTTGAAGATTTTACAGTCCTTTTTAGAGAAGATGAACCTAATGAAAAATGGACGCAATTTCATCCATATTGTTTCGCAGGTTTAAACGGTAGTGGTAAGTCTAATGTATTAGAAGCGTTGGCTAATATTTTTTATCATTTAGAATGCAGTACACTTGATTCTAATACATCAGAGTTTTTAGATAACGATTTTGACTTAAAAAAATCAGACCCTATAGCTTATGAATTAGAATATTACATAATTCCTAAAGAGAGCGAAAAAAAATCTGTAGAAGATTATGCCAATGTAATTATACGAAAAGAGAAGTTAGAAGCGCCAAAGATTAAAATTACTGCTCAAGACCAAATTACAGAATCTGTATTTATAGAGATTTCAAACCCAATAAGAAGTTATTTACCAGAATTAGTTATTGGATACTCTTCAGGAGAAAATGAGATTTTAAGCCTTCCATTTGTTAAATCAAGATTACTACAATTAGACGAGTACTATTATCATCTTAAAAATAGAAATAAATTAAAGCTTACTTATAACCTAAATGAAAAACCCGAAAGTAGTTTAGTGTATATGGATTATCATATGAGTCAAGCCATATTGCTGGCAAACTTTTTAATTCAAGATGATGATACCTTAGAACCTATTAAAGAACAACTAGAAATAGATAAGTTACATAGTTTTAGATTAGTAATAAACGACCATAAATTATACCATAAAGCAGACGACCCAGAACTTGGTTACCTATTACCACTTGCAGATGAGATTCTAGAAAAATTGCGTAGTTGCGCTACTGCAGTATTCCAAAATACTAATGATAAAATAGAAATATTAGATTTTTATTTTGATCAAGATTCTAAAACTAAAAGTAGTGAATTAAAAAAAGCCTTTAAGATACATTTTAACTCGCCAATAGAGCTATTTAAGGCATTTCAAATACTCAATTTATTAAATTTAAGAGTAGTTAGTAAGTCGCTTAAGAAAGAGATTTATAATTCAGATAGTTTATATGCCATGTATAAAGTTCCTTCTTTTGAAGAGTCAGAACTCGTATTTCATTTCAATTTATTTAAAATAAAGAAGAAAAACTCATTAGACAAAATGTTATTAAAGGCATTTTCAGATGGAGAGCATCAGTTTCTACACACAATGGGTATTTGTTTGATTTTAAAAGATAAAAACACATTGATGCTTCTTGATGAGCCAGAAACACATTTTAATCCAGAGTGGCGTTCAGAGTTTATAAGTTTACTAAAGGATAGTTTAAGTAAAAGTGGAACCAATCATTTAATGAGGGATATCCTAATCACTTCACATTCACCCTTCATTATTTCAGACTGTTTCCCAGATAAAGTATTAGTTTTTGAAAAAGGAAAGCAACCAAAAAGTGCTTTTAACATGAATTTTAGAACTTTTGGAACTTCAGTAGACTTAATCATGGATAATATTTTTAATAGAGGTAATACTATTGGAGATTTTTCGTCAAGAATTATTTTAGAAATTGAAGAAGAAATAAAAAACAAAAAGTCGTTAACAGAAGAAGAAGTAAGAACATATAAAAATAGAACAAATGATTTAGGAGATTCAATAGAAAAAATTCTACTGTTTACTAAACTGAATGAACTTAAAAAGAAATAA
- a CDS encoding restriction endonuclease subunit S: MEFISKKIEDIVLSIKTGKTPSTKESLYFDGNIPFVTPGDLKGQMFILSSERTLTGLAVIEKQAFLHTSNTVLISTIGENIAKVAVVKKPVASNQQITGINVNNKIILPHFFYYWVYLNKKLLKFKANRATIPILNNKSLKSLSIKFPKSLEFQRKIVESLNLIQSSIDNRIEMIEVINKLSKSIYHREFGDPVNNQNKYPLKKLNQIVKKDKGITYGIVQAGPHIENGVPYLRSGDIKNGAINISTQLKTSEKISEKYNRTICAEGDVLLTIRANVGDVAYISKEFVGYNLTRGIAILSTNKELINPSFLYYTLLSSGFQFLLDKQLKGATFKEISLIKLREIKIPVPDLKLQNDFSIIVKQLDELRNQMEESLSLMKALFQSVLQNAFKEGTVIDEEPIFKELIKKFTFEDLKGNKKRLQFLIDLFDSKKFDDLKDYSNAKEKLFQLIEEDEIIQELTDNNLKLQVK, from the coding sequence ATGGAATTTATTTCAAAAAAAATTGAAGATATAGTCCTTTCAATAAAAACTGGGAAAACACCAAGCACCAAAGAGTCATTGTATTTTGATGGAAATATTCCGTTCGTTACACCAGGAGACTTGAAAGGCCAAATGTTTATTCTTTCATCAGAAAGGACTCTTACAGGTTTAGCTGTAATTGAAAAGCAAGCATTTTTACATACTAGTAATACAGTATTAATATCTACAATTGGAGAAAATATTGCTAAAGTAGCTGTGGTAAAAAAGCCAGTAGCGTCAAACCAACAAATTACAGGAATAAATGTAAACAATAAAATTATTCTTCCTCATTTCTTCTATTATTGGGTTTATCTAAATAAAAAGCTTTTGAAATTTAAGGCAAATAGAGCTACAATACCTATTCTAAACAATAAATCATTAAAGAGCTTATCAATTAAATTTCCAAAGAGTTTAGAATTTCAGAGAAAAATTGTGGAGAGTTTAAATCTAATTCAATCATCTATTGATAACCGTATTGAGATGATTGAGGTTATCAATAAACTATCAAAATCGATATATCATAGGGAGTTTGGTGATCCAGTAAATAATCAAAATAAATATCCATTAAAAAAGTTAAATCAAATAGTAAAAAAAGATAAGGGTATAACTTATGGGATAGTACAAGCGGGTCCTCATATTGAAAATGGGGTTCCATATTTAAGATCTGGAGATATAAAAAATGGAGCAATTAATATTTCTACCCAATTAAAAACAAGTGAAAAAATCTCTGAAAAATACAATAGAACTATTTGTGCTGAAGGTGATGTATTGTTAACTATAAGAGCTAATGTGGGTGATGTTGCTTATATAAGTAAGGAATTTGTAGGATATAATTTGACAAGAGGTATTGCTATTTTAAGCACAAATAAAGAACTTATTAATCCTTCCTTTTTATACTATACTTTATTAAGTAGTGGTTTTCAATTTTTACTTGATAAACAATTGAAGGGAGCTACATTCAAAGAAATAAGTCTCATCAAATTAAGGGAAATAAAAATACCTGTTCCAGACTTAAAGCTACAAAACGACTTTTCAATAATAGTTAAGCAGTTAGATGAGTTAAGAAATCAAATGGAAGAATCTTTATCACTAATGAAAGCTCTTTTTCAATCTGTACTACAAAATGCTTTTAAAGAAGGTACGGTAATAGATGAAGAGCCAATATTCAAAGAGTTAATTAAAAAATTCACGTTTGAAGATTTAAAAGGAAATAAAAAAAGGCTTCAATTTTTAATTGATTTATTCGATTCAAAAAAGTTTGATGATTTAAAGGATTATTCTAATGCAAAAGAAAAGCTATTTCAATTAATTGAGGAAGACGAAATTATACAAGAACTTACTGATAACAATTTAAAATTACAAGTTAAATGA
- a CDS encoding HsdM family class I SAM-dependent methyltransferase: MLTTGIKGKIQLLWDRLWGGGLSNPITAIENISYLIFMKRLEKFHEEVDDKFKWSKYHKLNGNELKAKFDEVFHFIQNDLSNEEEEEDPFAEEMKKAKFGISTPSLLEDAVSIIDEIFTLVEKEESKHQNFQDLLGDVYEYLLRATNEAGKNGQFRTPRHIIQMMAELVAPTIVDSDTKICDVTSGSSGFLVGSFQYVLKENSKKVELDEDNQLPKGLDGDKLSEDDKQRLKENTFYGFDIDATMVRIGMMNMMMHGIEKPHIIHLNTLSNQYEDYFEQKYLNQITVGNLIDGKVKASIKTTKSPTKKTTNWGKEEYSYILANPPFAAKVNSKVISKNLNRIYDIKPDAKKNQTLKTELLFLERIIYMLKKGGRAAVVVPEGVLFSSSKTYKKTREILLKDCDLEAVISMPSGVFNPYTAVKTSILVFTKKQFNSKTFHTKKVWFYGLESDGYTLDSSRKKIKDDYPLPILINEYKTKDKRNNPQKDRKQNHFYVPLKDIEDNALELNFNFYKEFVFEDKNYEPPEKLIKKLSELENIIKESLKIFEKEF, translated from the coding sequence ATGTTAACAACAGGTATAAAAGGTAAGATACAGTTATTGTGGGATAGACTTTGGGGTGGAGGTCTCTCAAACCCGATAACAGCTATCGAAAATATTTCTTATTTAATTTTCATGAAACGATTAGAGAAGTTTCATGAAGAGGTAGATGATAAATTTAAATGGAGTAAGTACCATAAGCTAAATGGAAATGAACTAAAAGCAAAGTTCGATGAAGTTTTTCATTTTATTCAAAACGATTTATCTAATGAAGAAGAAGAAGAAGATCCTTTTGCGGAAGAAATGAAAAAAGCAAAGTTTGGTATCTCTACACCATCACTATTAGAAGACGCTGTAAGTATTATTGATGAGATATTTACGTTAGTTGAAAAAGAAGAAAGCAAACACCAAAACTTTCAAGATTTATTAGGAGATGTTTATGAATACCTGTTAAGAGCTACTAACGAAGCTGGTAAAAATGGACAATTCCGTACACCAAGGCACATTATCCAAATGATGGCAGAATTAGTTGCGCCAACAATTGTTGATTCAGATACTAAAATTTGTGATGTAACAAGTGGAAGTTCTGGTTTTTTAGTAGGGAGCTTCCAATATGTACTAAAAGAAAATTCTAAAAAAGTAGAATTAGATGAAGACAACCAGTTACCAAAAGGATTAGATGGCGATAAGTTATCAGAAGATGACAAACAACGTTTAAAAGAGAATACGTTTTATGGTTTTGATATTGATGCAACCATGGTACGTATAGGTATGATGAATATGATGATGCATGGTATTGAAAAACCACATATCATTCATTTAAATACACTATCAAATCAGTATGAAGATTATTTTGAGCAGAAATATTTAAATCAAATTACTGTAGGCAATTTAATAGATGGCAAAGTAAAGGCAAGTATCAAAACTACAAAATCGCCCACTAAAAAAACAACTAATTGGGGGAAAGAAGAGTATAGTTACATACTGGCCAATCCACCATTTGCTGCCAAAGTAAATAGTAAGGTTATTAGTAAAAACCTTAATAGGATTTATGATATCAAACCAGATGCAAAGAAAAATCAAACGCTAAAAACTGAGTTGTTATTTTTAGAACGTATCATTTATATGCTCAAAAAAGGTGGTCGTGCTGCTGTGGTCGTGCCAGAAGGGGTATTATTTAGTTCAAGTAAAACATACAAAAAAACTAGAGAAATACTTTTAAAGGATTGCGATTTAGAGGCTGTAATTTCTATGCCAAGTGGTGTGTTTAACCCATATACCGCTGTTAAAACGTCTATTTTAGTATTCACAAAAAAACAATTCAATAGCAAAACATTTCATACTAAAAAGGTTTGGTTCTATGGTCTGGAATCTGATGGGTACACTCTAGATAGTAGTAGAAAAAAAATTAAAGATGACTATCCGTTACCCATACTGATTAATGAGTATAAAACTAAAGATAAAAGAAATAATCCTCAAAAAGACAGGAAGCAAAATCACTTCTATGTCCCTTTAAAAGATATTGAAGATAATGCTCTGGAGCTAAACTTTAATTTTTACAAAGAATTTGTTTTTGAAGACAAGAATTATGAACCGCCTGAAAAGTTGATAAAGAAATTAAGTGAACTTGAAAATATAATAAAGGAATCATTAAAAATTTTTGAAAAAGAATTTTAG